One Lysobacter enzymogenes DNA segment encodes these proteins:
- a CDS encoding ArsR/SmtB family transcription factor, giving the protein MSPQAARAPRRREPNPARLDRLFHALADASRRQMIDRLSAGPASVSELAQPLAMALPSVVKHLAVLESGGIVASEKRGRVRTYRIAPDALALVETWIAERKARYQSQFDALERYLASQPDEDEA; this is encoded by the coding sequence ATGAGCCCGCAGGCTGCCCGCGCCCCGCGCCGGCGCGAGCCCAACCCCGCGCGACTGGACCGCCTGTTCCACGCCCTCGCCGACGCCAGCCGCCGGCAGATGATTGATCGCCTCAGTGCCGGTCCCGCCTCGGTGTCGGAGCTGGCCCAGCCGCTGGCGATGGCGCTGCCGTCGGTGGTCAAGCACCTCGCGGTGCTGGAATCCGGCGGCATCGTCGCGTCGGAGAAACGCGGCCGCGTGCGCACCTACCGCATCGCGCCCGACGCGCTGGCCCTGGTCGAGACCTGGATCGCCGAACGCAAGGCGCGCTACCAATCGCAGTTCGACGCGCTCGAACGCTACTTGGCGAGCCAACCCGACGAGGACGAGGCATGA
- a CDS encoding glutathione S-transferase family protein, with translation MSLHLYSHPLASFCHKVLIALYENDTPFQAHLVDLADPAGKADFLERWPVGKMPVLRDEARGRTVPETSIIVEYLQQHYPGPRALLPADADARLDVRLWDRFFDLYVQAPMQKIVADFMLKKKDQDDLGVSQARRTLQTAYDMIERQLADDWICGADFTLADCAAAPALFYAEIVEPFHRHHPRLMAYLTRLMARPSYERVLFEARPYFHLYPFHELLPPGWVQR, from the coding sequence ATGTCCTTGCACCTGTATTCGCACCCCCTGGCCTCGTTCTGCCACAAGGTGTTGATCGCGCTGTACGAGAACGACACGCCGTTCCAGGCGCATCTGGTCGACCTCGCCGATCCCGCGGGCAAGGCCGATTTCCTGGAGCGGTGGCCGGTCGGCAAGATGCCGGTGCTGCGCGACGAAGCGCGCGGGCGCACGGTGCCGGAGACCTCGATCATCGTCGAGTACCTGCAGCAGCACTACCCCGGCCCGCGCGCGCTGCTGCCGGCCGACGCCGACGCACGCCTGGACGTGCGGCTGTGGGACCGATTCTTCGACCTCTACGTGCAGGCGCCGATGCAGAAGATCGTCGCCGACTTCATGCTCAAGAAGAAGGACCAAGACGATCTCGGCGTGAGCCAGGCGCGACGCACCCTGCAGACCGCCTACGACATGATCGAGCGCCAGCTCGCCGACGACTGGATCTGCGGCGCCGACTTCACCCTGGCCGACTGCGCCGCGGCGCCGGCGCTGTTCTATGCCGAGATCGTCGAGCCGTTCCATCGCCATCATCCGCGCCTGATGGCCTACCTGACCCGCTTGATGGCGCGCCCCTCGTACGAACGCGTCTTGTTCGAAGCGCGGCCTTACTTTCACTTGTATCCGTTCCACGAGCTGCTGCCGCCGGGTTGGGTCCAGCGATGA
- a CDS encoding glutathione S-transferase family protein — translation MSPILYYGVPSGCSFGSIVALEWSGQPYRLARVNMPEDMQTDAFAAINPVRESPALATARGDFLSESIAILNHVGALPGALDAGISFAQGTREFDRLNRMLAFLNTTFFNSFASLWWLLEHESDEATQRALTAYGRARVIHAHQELERMLGDQPWLLGEHRTLADAYFIGIARWTKYHDVVDRRDYPNLQRLFDKLEADPAVIFAHAIEQQRPATSVGRFEGEVGIAESLASRPEPGARAADPAPHGVGDSRGVGMEREK, via the coding sequence ATGTCCCCGATCCTCTACTACGGCGTCCCCTCCGGTTGCTCGTTCGGCTCCATCGTCGCGCTGGAATGGTCCGGCCAGCCCTACCGTCTGGCGCGGGTGAACATGCCCGAAGACATGCAGACCGATGCCTTCGCCGCGATCAATCCGGTCCGCGAGAGCCCGGCGCTGGCGACCGCGCGCGGCGACTTCCTCAGCGAGAGCATCGCCATCCTCAACCACGTCGGCGCCCTGCCCGGCGCGCTCGACGCCGGCATCTCGTTCGCCCAGGGCACGCGCGAATTCGACCGGCTCAACCGCATGCTGGCCTTCCTCAACACCACCTTCTTCAACTCGTTCGCGTCGCTGTGGTGGCTGCTGGAGCACGAGTCGGACGAAGCGACCCAGCGCGCGCTGACTGCCTACGGCCGCGCGCGGGTGATCCACGCCCATCAAGAACTCGAACGCATGCTCGGCGACCAGCCGTGGCTGCTCGGCGAACACCGCACCCTCGCCGACGCCTATTTCATCGGCATCGCGCGCTGGACCAAGTACCACGACGTGGTCGACCGCCGCGATTACCCCAACCTGCAGCGCCTGTTCGACAAGCTCGAAGCCGACCCGGCGGTGATCTTCGCCCACGCCATCGAGCAGCAGCGGCCGGCGACGAGCGTGGGGCGGTTCGAAGGCGAAGTCGGCATCGCCGAGTCGCTGGCGTCGCGGCCCGAGCCCGGGGCGCGCGCTGCGGATCCGGCGCCGCACGGCGTCGGGGATTCGCGTGGGGTTGGGATGGAACGCGAGAAGTGA
- a CDS encoding STM3941 family protein: MRTERLVVANARGKYLALLLCALAFVAIGALIVLRQPGLGGFLIGGASIAFFGAGAVLFAFQLLDRRPRLILDDDGLNDRTLGVGIIPWRDIADARLLTVRGHAFVCLELRNPEHWTDKLSPRQRRLAALNQRMGYAMLNVNLAGAAVDPQAVLQRILTYSAMYEPGRG; the protein is encoded by the coding sequence ATGCGGACGGAACGGCTGGTGGTGGCGAATGCGCGCGGCAAGTACCTGGCGTTGCTGCTGTGCGCGCTGGCGTTCGTCGCCATCGGCGCGCTGATCGTGTTGCGCCAGCCCGGCCTGGGCGGTTTCCTGATCGGCGGCGCGTCGATCGCGTTCTTCGGCGCCGGCGCGGTGCTGTTCGCGTTCCAGTTGCTCGATCGCCGGCCGCGATTGATCCTCGACGACGACGGATTGAACGACCGCACCCTCGGCGTCGGCATCATCCCGTGGCGCGATATCGCCGATGCGCGCTTGCTGACGGTGCGCGGCCACGCGTTCGTCTGTTTGGAACTGCGCAACCCCGAGCATTGGACGGACAAGCTGTCGCCGCGCCAGCGACGCCTGGCCGCGCTCAACCAGCGCATGGGCTACGCGATGCTCAACGTGAATCTGGCGGGCGCGGCGGTCGATCCGCAGGCGGTCTTGCAGCGGATCCTCACGTATTCGGCGATGTACGAGCCGGGCAGGGGTTGA
- a CDS encoding peptidoglycan-binding domain-containing protein, whose product MDDGEGTPYRVEQLGPPRGRAGLQVNEPVADFDGLATHHPGDNRRARLQNGLVVDGQSGRLHAFISGEIQEIEMARGGRDFQGLKPDQVLLKKDFLLEDSTKPRGAGRDVDVPSPMDGYVQRVSRSQGLVDIYDRKDGDLIARVRHMSKIPDLEGKQVVYGQTLGQQDDVATKGKHVHLEMDTRYYRQFENYVADLTEGRFKLEPEHRAGIRPRAVVDDGALRLGESSSRIRDVQEHLNRLGHIGADGDPLEVDGVYRLNMQRAVLDYQREQCVPQTGDIDRHMLQGIPAKAPPTFDPALEGISPQEAPFAPMPHPFGVGADDRPCAPPTPRQIEEAGERRRPLDPVFSATSSPGMSDALVQSLRERLPRAFSVQGAVPADADMDRIAVCLAVECRRQGIDRPDHVVVGNPAADGSGRHVFAVVGDLADPANRRVDVAGQAAARTAVEESLGKLEEIKAPMFDIAQETAVQELQKSPLVRG is encoded by the coding sequence ATGGACGATGGGGAAGGCACGCCGTATCGGGTCGAACAATTGGGCCCACCGCGTGGACGTGCGGGCTTGCAGGTCAATGAGCCGGTTGCGGACTTCGATGGCTTAGCCACGCATCACCCTGGCGACAACAGGCGGGCGCGACTGCAAAACGGTTTGGTCGTGGATGGGCAGTCCGGGCGGCTCCACGCGTTCATCAGCGGCGAGATCCAGGAAATCGAGATGGCCCGCGGTGGTCGCGATTTCCAGGGGTTGAAACCGGATCAAGTCCTGCTGAAAAAGGACTTTCTTCTCGAGGACTCCACCAAGCCCCGCGGCGCCGGCCGCGATGTGGATGTGCCGTCGCCTATGGACGGCTATGTCCAAAGAGTCAGTCGAAGCCAAGGGTTGGTCGATATCTACGACCGCAAGGATGGCGACCTGATCGCTCGCGTGCGGCATATGAGCAAGATTCCCGATCTGGAGGGCAAGCAGGTCGTTTACGGTCAGACGCTGGGTCAGCAGGACGATGTCGCTACCAAAGGCAAGCACGTCCACCTGGAGATGGACACCCGTTACTACCGGCAGTTCGAGAACTACGTTGCCGATTTGACGGAGGGACGGTTCAAGTTGGAGCCCGAGCATCGGGCCGGCATTCGCCCTCGGGCCGTGGTGGACGACGGCGCATTGCGGTTAGGGGAGTCCAGTTCGCGCATCCGCGATGTGCAGGAGCATCTGAACCGTTTGGGCCACATCGGTGCAGACGGCGATCCGTTGGAGGTCGATGGCGTGTATCGCTTGAACATGCAACGTGCGGTGCTCGATTACCAGCGTGAGCAATGCGTGCCGCAGACCGGCGATATCGATAGGCACATGTTGCAAGGCATCCCTGCGAAAGCGCCGCCGACGTTCGACCCCGCGCTCGAGGGGATCTCGCCCCAGGAGGCGCCATTCGCTCCGATGCCTCATCCGTTTGGAGTGGGAGCGGACGACCGTCCATGCGCGCCACCGACCCCGAGACAGATCGAAGAAGCCGGTGAGCGCCGTAGGCCGCTCGATCCCGTGTTCTCCGCAACCTCATCGCCGGGAATGAGCGATGCTCTGGTGCAATCTTTGCGAGAGCGATTGCCGCGGGCGTTTTCCGTTCAAGGCGCGGTTCCGGCGGATGCGGATATGGATCGGATTGCTGTGTGCTTGGCGGTCGAATGCCGCCGTCAAGGTATCGATCGTCCGGATCACGTCGTTGTTGGGAACCCAGCGGCCGATGGTTCTGGGCGCCATGTATTCGCGGTCGTGGGAGACTTGGCCGATCCGGCGAATCGCCGTGTCGATGTGGCAGGCCAGGCTGCGGCGCGGACCGCTGTCGAGGAGTCGCTGGGCAAGCTGGAGGAGATCAAGGCTCCGATGTTTGATATAGCTCAAGAGACAGCGGTGCAGGAACTACAGAAAAGCCCGCTGGTACGGGGCTAA
- a CDS encoding SRPBCC family protein: MNARSVQHGEFTIERTYAASPRKLFRAWADPQAKRAWSVCQDGMATIEHRMDFRPGGEEVIVNRGPSGAIHRFHGHYLDIVEDHRIVYGFSMDVDEQRLTASLATVQFLPGDAGTRMVFTEQLAFFDGLQTLQERREGTAVLFDNIALYLHEATAQ; encoded by the coding sequence ATGAACGCACGCAGCGTGCAGCACGGCGAATTCACCATCGAACGCACCTACGCCGCCTCCCCGCGCAAACTGTTCCGCGCCTGGGCCGACCCGCAGGCCAAGCGCGCCTGGAGCGTGTGCCAGGACGGCATGGCGACGATCGAGCACCGCATGGACTTCCGTCCCGGCGGCGAGGAAGTCATCGTCAACCGCGGCCCGAGCGGCGCGATCCATCGTTTCCACGGGCATTACCTCGACATCGTCGAAGACCACCGCATCGTCTACGGCTTCTCGATGGACGTGGACGAACAGCGACTGACCGCCTCGCTGGCGACGGTGCAGTTCCTGCCGGGCGACGCGGGCACGCGCATGGTGTTCACCGAGCAACTGGCGTTCTTCGATGGATTGCAGACGCTGCAAGAACGGCGCGAGGGGACGGCGGTGCTGTTCGACAACATCGCGCTGTACTTGCATGAGGCGACGGCGCAGTAG
- a CDS encoding ATP-grasp domain-containing protein, whose product MDIALLQDTLAIVSRRIGVAVYDFDFALYFRCSHPSFFAPETPCVLRVGAVEDYAVRYAELTELGLRPVNSPAEHDRASELEHWYPLLREMTPRTQVFDALPPAERIEAEFAWPIFLKGSRQTSKHNAKLSVIGDREHYAWAVEQYRRDPVLHWQRPAVREFVPLAPVAGGIAGKVPASLEFRSFWWRGRCVGWGRYWHQAPPYACDDIEAGLALAAEAARRLRVPLLVVDFAKTADGRWIVIECNDGQESGYAAASPRAIWDAVLACEAGADGARAR is encoded by the coding sequence ATGGACATCGCCTTGCTGCAAGACACGCTCGCCATCGTCAGCCGCCGCATCGGCGTGGCGGTGTACGACTTCGATTTCGCCTTGTATTTCCGCTGCAGCCATCCCTCGTTCTTCGCGCCGGAGACGCCCTGCGTGTTGCGCGTCGGCGCGGTCGAAGACTACGCCGTGCGCTATGCCGAGTTGACGGAACTGGGCCTGCGCCCGGTCAACTCGCCGGCCGAACACGACCGCGCCAGCGAGCTGGAGCATTGGTATCCCTTGCTGCGGGAGATGACCCCGCGTACCCAGGTGTTCGACGCCTTGCCGCCAGCGGAGCGCATCGAAGCCGAATTCGCCTGGCCGATCTTCCTCAAAGGCTCGCGCCAGACCAGCAAGCACAACGCCAAGCTGTCGGTGATCGGCGACCGCGAGCACTACGCCTGGGCGGTGGAACAGTATCGGCGCGATCCGGTGCTGCATTGGCAGCGCCCGGCGGTGCGCGAGTTCGTGCCGCTGGCGCCGGTCGCCGGCGGCATCGCCGGCAAGGTGCCGGCCTCGCTGGAGTTCCGCAGTTTCTGGTGGCGCGGGCGCTGCGTGGGCTGGGGACGCTATTGGCATCAGGCCCCGCCTTACGCCTGCGACGACATCGAAGCTGGGCTGGCGCTGGCCGCCGAGGCGGCGCGGCGGCTGCGGGTGCCGTTGCTGGTGGTGGACTTCGCCAAGACCGCGGATGGGCGCTGGATCGTGATCGAATGCAACGACGGCCAGGAGTCGGGCTATGCCGCCGCGTCGCCGCGGGCGATATGGGACGCGGTGTTGGCCTGCGAAGCCGGCGCCGATGGCGCGCGCGCGCGATGA
- a CDS encoding fatty acid desaturase family protein encodes MSKQRNRALSAQELDRFGEELDALRARTLAQVGKVDADYIRRVVAAVRWTGLAGRALLYVGAIGGAFVSWLLWPACVLGALLLAASKIMENMEVGHNVMHGQYDWMRDPHLDGRSYEWDIVATGDNWRKTHNYQHHTWTNVRGMDDDIGYGLLRIFPEQRWRPFYLLQPPIAVVFALLFQWGVAIQELRVGRWLAGKTTHRAMWRKFVPVGRKMGKQLFKDYVLFPLLAGPFFLPVLLGNLVANGIRNVWTYVVIFCGHFTHDVEVFPKESVRNESRGHWYLRQLRGSANLTGGKAMNLMTGNLSHQIEHHFYPDIPAWRYASMAVEVREICARYGQHYDTGSLPRQFAEVSWRIVRHAFPSRPRKRRPLVRAETLAEAQG; translated from the coding sequence ATGAGCAAGCAACGCAATCGCGCGCTGAGCGCGCAGGAACTCGACCGCTTCGGCGAAGAACTCGACGCGCTGCGCGCGCGCACCCTGGCCCAGGTGGGCAAGGTCGACGCCGACTACATCCGCCGCGTGGTCGCCGCGGTGCGCTGGACCGGCCTGGCCGGTCGCGCGCTGCTGTACGTCGGCGCGATCGGCGGCGCGTTCGTGTCGTGGCTGCTGTGGCCGGCCTGCGTGCTCGGCGCGTTGCTGCTGGCCGCGTCGAAGATCATGGAGAACATGGAAGTCGGCCACAACGTGATGCACGGCCAGTACGACTGGATGCGCGATCCGCACCTGGACGGCCGCAGCTACGAGTGGGACATCGTCGCCACCGGCGACAACTGGCGCAAGACGCACAACTACCAGCACCACACCTGGACCAACGTGCGCGGCATGGACGACGACATCGGCTACGGCCTGCTGCGGATCTTCCCGGAGCAGCGCTGGCGCCCGTTCTACCTGCTGCAGCCGCCGATCGCGGTGGTGTTCGCGCTGCTGTTCCAGTGGGGCGTGGCGATCCAGGAACTGCGCGTGGGCCGCTGGCTCGCCGGCAAGACCACGCACCGGGCGATGTGGCGCAAGTTCGTCCCGGTCGGGCGCAAGATGGGCAAGCAGTTGTTCAAGGACTACGTGCTGTTCCCACTGCTGGCCGGCCCGTTCTTCCTGCCGGTGCTGCTCGGCAACCTGGTCGCCAACGGCATCCGCAACGTGTGGACCTACGTGGTGATCTTCTGCGGCCACTTCACCCACGACGTGGAAGTGTTCCCGAAGGAGTCGGTGCGCAACGAGTCGCGCGGGCATTGGTACCTGCGCCAGCTGCGCGGTTCGGCCAACCTGACCGGCGGCAAGGCCATGAACCTGATGACCGGCAACCTCAGCCATCAGATCGAGCACCACTTCTATCCCGACATCCCGGCCTGGCGTTACGCGTCGATGGCGGTGGAAGTGCGCGAGATCTGCGCGCGCTATGGCCAGCACTACGACACCGGCTCGCTGCCGCGGCAGTTCGCCGAGGTCAGCTGGCGCATCGTCCGTCACGCCTTCCCGAGCCGTCCGCGCAAGCGCCGGCCGCTGGTGCGGGCCGAGACCTTGGCTGAAGCGCAGGGCTGA
- a CDS encoding ferredoxin reductase, with protein sequence MNAAVRPAAARPRSRLRRLVSPFVSPQVFDFWASRFHPTWSWERPLARIVGRSEASADAATLLLAPNRHWHGAVAGQHLLIGARIDGVLVTRSYSLSAAPRADGRIEITVKAIEGGKLSGYLHQRARIGEVLELGAAFGEMVLPQRDDGARLFLAAGSGITPLMAMVRAQAARAMPQPLTLLYWARRREELCFIEELRALAAAHANFQVRFLLTRQEPQAADEDAGRIDADLLARHARDLRERAVFACGPGGFVESARALADGAARSFASEAFTPPPRETREDGHAQVVLARSGRTFELPRGESLLTALEAQGLKLPSGCRMGLCNTCACGKSSGATRHLHTGELHAEPASALRLCVSAPAGDLVLDL encoded by the coding sequence ATGAACGCTGCCGTCCGCCCCGCCGCCGCCCGTCCGCGCAGCCGCCTGCGCCGCCTGGTTTCGCCCTTCGTTTCGCCGCAAGTCTTTGATTTCTGGGCCTCGCGCTTCCATCCGACCTGGTCCTGGGAGCGTCCGCTGGCGCGCATCGTCGGCCGCAGCGAGGCCTCGGCCGACGCGGCGACGCTGCTGCTGGCGCCGAACCGGCACTGGCACGGCGCGGTCGCCGGCCAGCACCTGCTGATCGGCGCGCGCATCGACGGCGTGCTGGTGACGCGCAGCTACAGCCTGTCCGCCGCCCCGCGCGCGGACGGCCGCATCGAGATCACGGTCAAGGCGATCGAGGGCGGCAAGCTCAGCGGCTACCTGCATCAGCGCGCGCGCATCGGCGAAGTGCTCGAGCTCGGCGCCGCGTTCGGCGAGATGGTGCTGCCGCAGCGCGACGACGGCGCGCGCCTGTTCCTCGCCGCCGGCAGCGGCATCACTCCGCTGATGGCGATGGTGCGGGCGCAGGCCGCGCGAGCGATGCCGCAGCCGCTGACCTTGTTGTATTGGGCGCGCCGCCGCGAAGAGCTGTGCTTCATCGAGGAACTGCGCGCGCTGGCCGCCGCGCATGCGAATTTCCAGGTGCGTTTCCTGCTGACCCGGCAGGAGCCGCAGGCCGCCGACGAAGACGCCGGCCGCATCGACGCCGACCTGCTCGCGCGCCACGCCCGCGACCTGCGCGAACGCGCGGTGTTCGCCTGCGGCCCCGGCGGTTTCGTCGAAAGCGCGCGCGCGCTGGCCGACGGCGCCGCGCGTTCGTTCGCCAGCGAAGCCTTCACCCCGCCGCCGCGCGAAACGCGCGAGGACGGCCACGCCCAGGTGGTGCTGGCGCGCAGCGGCCGCACGTTCGAACTGCCGCGCGGCGAATCGCTGCTGACCGCGCTGGAAGCGCAGGGCCTGAAGCTGCCCTCGGGCTGCCGCATGGGCCTGTGCAACACCTGCGCCTGCGGCAAGTCTTCCGGCGCCACCCGCCATCTGCATACCGGCGAGTTGCACGCCGAGCCGGCCTCGGCGCTGCGCCTGTGCGTGAGCGCGCCGGCCGGCGATCTCGTCCTCGACCTCTGA
- a CDS encoding alkaline phosphatase, with protein sequence MRATSHRSALPVRTVLGAALCTTLIALPVVAAPKQAAPKAPPRAESAQRWFEEGAETARAGANLRPLPFKAKNVILFVGDGMGISTVAAARIREGQLKGGSGEENFLSFEKLPYVSLSKTYSVDGQTPDSAPTMTAMVTGIKTNQGVLSVTQKAKYGDCASARGQGVVTMLELSEALGLATGIVSTARITHATPAATYAHTPNRDWESDAELSAEAKANGCKDIARQLIEFPYGDGLEVALGGGRSYFLPSTVSDPEDAGAAGRRKDGRNLPQEWSKRPGANYVWNKAQFDAIDPRRTRHLLGLFERSHMEYEQDRAKDTGKEPSLAEMTSKAIDVLSNNSRKGYFLMVEGGRVDHAHHAGNASRALTDAIALSDAVRAALKKTDERDTLIIVTADHSHTFTVAGYPDRGNDILGKVVTNGQLALDKNGKPYTTLGYVNGPGYRGPNARPDLSGIDTAHPDFLQEAAVPLGDETHAAEDVGIYARGPGAHAFQGVVEQNTIFHVMAQSQRNTSVFLCTLFGYCNNGFPRGRGALAAPLMEEDLRAGMARNQAKL encoded by the coding sequence ATGCGCGCCACCTCGCATCGCTCCGCCCTGCCCGTCCGTACCGTCCTGGGCGCCGCCTTGTGCACCACCCTTATCGCCCTGCCGGTCGTCGCCGCGCCCAAGCAGGCCGCGCCGAAGGCGCCGCCGCGCGCGGAGAGCGCGCAGCGCTGGTTCGAAGAGGGCGCCGAGACCGCGCGCGCCGGCGCCAACCTGCGCCCGCTGCCGTTCAAGGCCAAGAACGTGATCCTGTTCGTCGGCGACGGCATGGGCATCTCCACCGTCGCGGCCGCGCGCATCCGCGAAGGCCAGCTCAAGGGCGGCAGCGGCGAAGAGAACTTCCTCTCGTTCGAGAAACTGCCGTACGTGAGCCTGTCCAAGACCTATTCGGTCGACGGCCAGACCCCGGACTCGGCGCCGACCATGACCGCGATGGTCACCGGCATCAAGACCAACCAGGGCGTGCTCAGCGTGACCCAGAAGGCCAAGTACGGGGACTGCGCGTCCGCGCGCGGCCAGGGCGTGGTGACCATGCTGGAACTGTCCGAGGCGCTGGGCCTGGCCACCGGCATCGTCAGCACCGCGCGCATCACCCACGCGACCCCGGCGGCGACCTACGCGCACACGCCGAATCGCGACTGGGAAAGCGACGCCGAACTCAGCGCCGAGGCCAAGGCCAACGGCTGCAAGGACATCGCCCGCCAGCTGATCGAATTCCCCTACGGCGACGGCCTGGAAGTCGCGCTCGGCGGCGGCCGCAGCTACTTCCTGCCCAGCACCGTCAGCGACCCGGAAGACGCCGGCGCCGCCGGCCGCCGCAAGGATGGCCGCAACCTGCCGCAGGAATGGAGCAAGCGCCCCGGCGCGAACTACGTCTGGAACAAGGCCCAGTTCGACGCGATCGACCCGCGCCGCACCCGCCACCTGCTCGGCCTGTTCGAACGCTCGCACATGGAATACGAGCAGGACCGCGCCAAGGACACCGGCAAGGAACCGAGCCTGGCCGAGATGACCTCCAAGGCCATCGACGTGCTCAGCAACAACAGCCGCAAGGGCTATTTCCTGATGGTCGAAGGCGGCCGCGTCGACCACGCCCACCACGCGGGCAACGCCAGCCGCGCGCTGACCGACGCCATCGCCCTGTCCGACGCCGTGCGCGCCGCGCTGAAGAAGACCGACGAGCGCGACACGCTGATCATCGTCACCGCCGACCACAGCCACACCTTCACCGTCGCCGGCTACCCGGACCGCGGCAACGACATCCTCGGCAAGGTCGTCACCAACGGCCAGCTGGCGCTGGACAAGAACGGCAAGCCCTACACCACGCTCGGCTACGTCAACGGCCCCGGCTACCGCGGCCCGAACGCGCGTCCGGACCTGAGCGGCATCGACACCGCGCACCCGGATTTCCTGCAGGAAGCGGCCGTGCCGCTCGGCGACGAGACCCACGCCGCCGAAGACGTCGGCATCTACGCCCGCGGCCCCGGCGCGCACGCGTTCCAGGGCGTGGTCGAACAGAACACGATCTTCCACGTCATGGCCCAGTCGCAGCGCAACACCAGCGTGTTCCTGTGCACCCTGTTCGGCTACTGCAACAACGGCTTCCCGCGCGGCCGCGGCGCGCTGGCCGCGCCGCTGATGGAAGAGGATCTGCGCGCGGGTATGGCGCGCAATCAGGCCAAGCTGTGA
- a CDS encoding DUF3916 domain-containing protein, producing MARSRPCKPLPYRLHALHELERWAAGFAGRFPSARELSEHPRYWNWKLPFDARLLQGENAAAQATRRECAQRLIDACAALLRTKPDWAAGVRVTCTICVPEVWGSELCIYLDEDYWRSHVEADASGVAAIVPIQGRSLASEWGLALPPGMLERGVECRPGDECAREEQWRYGEVAPVG from the coding sequence ATGGCCCGGTCCCGCCCGTGCAAGCCGCTGCCCTACCGCTTGCACGCGTTGCACGAACTCGAGCGCTGGGCCGCGGGATTCGCCGGCCGTTTCCCGTCCGCGCGCGAGTTGAGCGAGCACCCGCGGTATTGGAACTGGAAGCTTCCGTTCGATGCCCGCTTGCTGCAGGGCGAGAATGCGGCGGCGCAGGCGACGCGGCGCGAGTGCGCGCAGCGCCTTATCGATGCCTGCGCCGCGCTGCTGCGGACCAAGCCGGATTGGGCGGCGGGTGTGCGGGTGACCTGCACGATCTGCGTGCCCGAGGTCTGGGGCAGCGAGTTGTGCATCTATCTCGACGAGGATTACTGGCGCAGCCATGTCGAAGCCGACGCGTCCGGGGTGGCCGCGATCGTGCCGATCCAGGGTCGCTCGCTGGCGTCCGAATGGGGGTTGGCGTTGCCGCCGGGGATGCTGGAGCGTGGCGTCGAGTGCCGGCCCGGCGATGAGTGCGCCCGCGAAGAACAGTGGCGCTATGGCGAAGTGGCGCCGGTCGGCTGA
- the fabR gene encoding HTH-type transcriptional repressor FabR yields MTQRLSTDIDVDSHPGRKATISREDIIYAALKLVGPHRSVSSLSLREVAREAGIAPNSFYRQFRDTDELAVALIDLAGQSLRKIVGEARHRLTTRRSIVRSSIEAFMEQLRADDRLLHVLLREGTVGSDAFKRAVDRELSFFEEELRVDLIRLAALDQVELYEPALVARSITRLVFAMGATAMDMPREKDPELIEQMSAMVRMILAGSRAMAERGKAARGRAERNRTR; encoded by the coding sequence GTGACCCAACGCCTTTCCACCGACATCGACGTCGACAGTCACCCGGGCCGCAAGGCGACGATTTCGCGCGAGGACATCATCTACGCCGCGCTGAAGCTGGTCGGCCCGCACCGCAGCGTGTCTTCGCTGAGCCTGCGCGAGGTCGCGCGCGAGGCCGGCATCGCCCCGAACAGCTTCTACCGCCAGTTCCGCGACACCGACGAACTGGCGGTGGCGCTGATCGACCTGGCCGGGCAATCGCTGCGCAAGATCGTCGGCGAGGCCCGCCATCGGCTGACCACCCGGCGCAGCATCGTGCGCAGTTCCATCGAGGCTTTCATGGAACAGTTGCGCGCCGATGACCGCCTGCTGCACGTGCTGCTGCGCGAGGGCACGGTCGGCTCGGACGCGTTCAAGCGCGCGGTCGACCGCGAACTGTCGTTCTTCGAGGAAGAGCTGCGCGTCGACCTGATCCGGCTGGCCGCGCTCGACCAGGTCGAGTTGTACGAACCGGCGCTGGTGGCGCGCTCGATCACCCGGCTGGTGTTCGCGATGGGCGCCACCGCGATGGACATGCCGCGCGAGAAGGACCCCGAGCTGATCGAACAGATGAGCGCGATGGTGCGGATGATCCTGGCCGGCTCGCGGGCGATGGCCGAACGCGGCAAGGCCGCGCGCGGGCGCGCCGAGCGCAACCGGACGCGCTAG